In Saccharicrinis fermentans DSM 9555 = JCM 21142, a genomic segment contains:
- a CDS encoding sulfotransferase family 2 domain-containing protein produces MQTIKNILPLFIKEPIEEYQRRKYCANKYKGEELKQPGTYYSLNAFDFYKCIFIHVPKAAGVSINKTLFGNLAGGHYTVKDYQNIYKPSTLKKYFKFTIVRNPYDRLFSAYTFLKKGGFNKKDAEWVNNNLRDIHSYEQFVKEWLTTEHAYTKNHFTPQYEYLINNNGDIGVDFIGKLETIDEDFLTICNKIGVKRELVHANKTGPREKVVLDTEMKKMIQEVYAKDFELLNYSYDY; encoded by the coding sequence ATGCAAACTATAAAAAACATTCTCCCACTATTCATAAAAGAACCGATTGAAGAATACCAACGAAGAAAGTATTGCGCCAATAAATACAAAGGCGAAGAACTAAAACAACCAGGCACCTATTACTCTCTTAATGCATTTGATTTTTACAAATGTATCTTTATACATGTACCTAAAGCAGCAGGTGTATCCATTAATAAAACTTTATTTGGAAACCTTGCCGGAGGTCATTACACTGTAAAAGATTATCAAAACATATACAAACCTTCGACGTTAAAAAAATACTTTAAATTCACCATTGTTCGCAATCCTTATGACAGACTTTTTTCTGCTTACACGTTCTTGAAAAAAGGTGGTTTTAATAAAAAAGATGCAGAATGGGTCAACAACAATCTTAGAGATATTCATAGTTACGAGCAATTTGTAAAAGAGTGGTTAACAACCGAACATGCCTATACTAAAAACCACTTTACACCTCAATACGAATACCTCATTAACAATAACGGAGACATTGGAGTTGACTTTATAGGCAAGCTAGAAACCATAGATGAAGATTTTCTTACCATTTGCAATAAAATAGGCGTAAAGCGTGAATTAGTGCATGCCAATAAAACAGGCCCCAGAGAAAAAGTAGTACTCGATACTGAAATGAAAAAAATGATACAAGAAGTCTATGCCAAGGACTTTGAACTCTTAAACTATTCGTATGACTACTAA
- a CDS encoding ABC transporter ATP-binding protein, which produces MTKTVIKIENLSKIYRLGEVGTGTLSHDLNRWFKMNLLGQDDPYAKVGQVNDRTQKAEKGELVAALRDINLEVKQGEVLGIIGKNGAGKSTLLKLLSRVTSPTTGSIKVKGRLASLLEVGTGFHPEMTGRENIYMNGTIMGMRKWEIDRKLDEIVDFAGVAKYLDTPTKRYSSGMTVRLGFAIAAHLEPEILVVDEVLAVGDAEFQKKAIGKMQDVSTNDGRTVLFVSHNMASITQLCTKGFILENGQSAYQGSTDDAINYYLSNSKNNNDKNIEQRADRINGSNFRFTELVLKTRDNKIIENATSGLPIKLKISYSLKHPLKNVSIRALFINNKGQELFLCNNAFCDKRIDIEKNGTITYFIPKLPLPDGQYYIQLTAYSENGIEDDIEGAYELNVDIGDYYNTGKVPVKKDGLYIDHNCTYD; this is translated from the coding sequence ATGACCAAGACTGTAATAAAAATAGAAAACCTATCCAAAATATACCGCCTGGGTGAAGTAGGCACAGGAACCTTGTCCCACGACCTCAACCGTTGGTTTAAGATGAACCTACTGGGGCAAGACGACCCCTATGCCAAGGTAGGTCAGGTAAACGACCGCACCCAGAAAGCCGAGAAAGGAGAATTAGTTGCCGCCCTACGCGACATCAACCTGGAAGTCAAACAAGGCGAGGTGCTAGGTATCATTGGTAAAAACGGAGCAGGAAAATCCACCCTCCTCAAGCTACTCTCCCGCGTCACCTCCCCCACCACCGGTAGCATCAAAGTAAAAGGCCGATTAGCCTCCCTGTTGGAAGTAGGCACCGGCTTTCACCCTGAGATGACTGGACGGGAGAATATATATATGAACGGCACCATCATGGGCATGCGTAAATGGGAGATAGACCGAAAGCTGGATGAGATAGTGGACTTTGCCGGCGTAGCCAAATACCTGGACACCCCCACCAAACGCTATAGCAGCGGCATGACCGTACGCCTTGGATTCGCCATCGCCGCCCACCTGGAACCAGAGATACTGGTAGTAGATGAAGTATTGGCCGTAGGCGATGCCGAATTTCAAAAGAAGGCCATCGGTAAAATGCAGGATGTGAGTACCAATGATGGTAGGACTGTGTTGTTTGTGAGTCATAATATGGCAAGTATTACACAATTATGCACAAAAGGTTTTATACTAGAAAACGGTCAATCAGCATATCAAGGTTCAACTGACGATGCGATCAATTATTATTTATCTAACTCAAAAAATAATAATGACAAAAACATTGAGCAACGTGCCGATAGAATAAATGGTAGTAATTTTAGATTTACAGAATTGGTTCTAAAAACCAGAGATAATAAAATTATTGAAAATGCAACTAGCGGATTACCCATAAAACTAAAAATAAGCTACTCATTAAAACACCCTTTAAAAAATGTTTCTATAAGAGCTCTATTTATAAACAATAAAGGGCAGGAACTATTTCTATGTAACAATGCATTTTGTGATAAAAGAATCGACATTGAAAAAAATGGTACAATTACCTACTTTATACCCAAATTACCATTACCTGATGGCCAATACTATATACAGCTAACTGCTTATTCTGAAAATGGAATTGAAGATGACATTGAAGGAGCTTATGAGTTAAATGTTGATATAGGAGATTACTATAACACGGGAAAAGTCCCTGTGAAAAAAGATGGTTTATATATTGACCATAACTGTACCTATGATTAA